In Nasonia vitripennis strain AsymCx chromosome 2, Nvit_psr_1.1, whole genome shotgun sequence, a genomic segment contains:
- the LOC100117862 gene encoding annulin isoform X1 gives MGNCCSCARLKALFARPRTRNIVPTCTQPECRMPKPPVQPIYGENYRNSVLTIVHVDYCVDENGDAHRTSRYELMNRDDGGARLVVRRGQPFVVDLALSRNYDPAIDGMSIVFTLDGVKRPQYGHGTLVASPVLHPGELSEGSWQSVVEAYAENSLRIKVTPAADAIIGKWRMDIDTKRRDSEGAVSFTVDNPFYVIFNPWCREDAVFMGSEAERQEYVLADSGLIWRGTSNRMRPSVWKYSQFERDILDCALYMVLELGKVRVSARNDPVVVSRVLSAAVNSPDDYGVVMGNWSEDFGGGTPPSQWMGSQKILQQYYRSKKPVKYGQCWVFAGVLATVCRSLGLPCRVVTNYSSAHDTQNSLTVDYFVDENGKIMEELNSDSIWNFHVWNEVWMKRLDLTPDCHGWQVIDATPQELSEDAYRCGPASVAGVKRAEIRRPYDNSFVFAEVNADKVFWRYNGPSQPLKLVRKDVHGRVGQYISTKAVGRWEREDITHSYKYPEKSSEERAAMLKALRQSESLFSRYYLNEEFNDIVFNFELRDDIVIGQPFSFQVRTCSFCPSVVLTVKNHSYVDTYQVSVILRVETVTYTGKVGEPVKRSDSERFVRPGATDEVRLEVSWAEYGPRLLDQSAFNISCLATVKDTNFEYFAQDDFRVRKPDIVLELDKDPVVGELLEATARFANPLPIALKRGKFLIEGPGLKEQLKLKLAEDVEVGGEAVCRFSMTPLFEGRATIAAKFYSKELDDVDGFINFTVKLPAYGSE, from the exons ATGGGTAACTGCTGCTCGTGCGCGAGGCTGAAGGCGCTCTTCGCCCGGCCGAGGACGCGGAACATTGTGCCGACTTGCACGCAACCGGAGTGTCGGATGCCGAAGCCGCCAGTTCAGCCTATTTATG GGGAGAACTACAGGAACTCGGTGCTGACGATCGTGCACGTGGACTACTGCGTGGACGAGAACGGGGACGCGCACCGGACCTCGCGCTACGAGCTGATGAAccgcgacgacggcggcgccCGGCTGGTCGTGCGCCGCGGCCAGCCCTTCGTCGTGGACCTGGCCCTGTCGCGCAACTACGATCCGGCCATCGACGGCATGTCCATCGTCTTCACGCTCGACGGGGTCAAGAGGCCGCAGTACGGGCACGGCACGCTCGTCGCCTCGCCCGTGCTGCACCCGGGCGAGCTCTCCGAGGGCTCCTGGCAGAGCGTCGTCGAGGCCTACGCCGAGAACTCGCTGCGGATAAAG GTGACCCCGGCCGCGGACGCTATTATTGGAAAGTGGAGGATGGACATCGACACGAAGAGGAGAGACTCGGAGGGTGCCGTCAGTTTCACCGTGGACAATCCGTTCTACGTGATATTCAATCCTTGGTGCCGAG AGGACGCGGTGTTCATGGGCAGCGAGGCGGAGCGGCAGGAGTACGTGCTGGCCGACAGCGGGCTGATCTGGCGGGGCACGAGCAACCGCATGAGGCCCTCCGTCTGGAAGTACTCGCAGTTCGAGCGCGACATCCTCGACTGCGCGCTCTACATGGTGCTCGAGCTGGGCAAGGTCCGCGTCTCGGCGCGCAACGACCCCGTCGTCGTGTCCCGCGTGCTCTCCGCAGCC GTCAACTCGCCGGACGACTACGGCGTCGTGATGGGCAACTGGTCGGAGGACTTTGGCGGCGGCACGCCGCCCTCCCAGTGGATGGGCTCGCAGAAGATCCTGCAGCAGTACTACCGCAGCAAGAAGCCCGTCAAGTACGGCCAGTGCTGGGTCTTCGCGGGCGTGCTCGCGACCGTCTGCCGGAGCCTCGGGCTGCCCTGCCGCGTCGTCACCAACTACTCGAGCGCCCACGACACGCAGAACAGCCTGACCGTCGACTACTTCGTCGACGAGAACGGCAAGATCATGGAGGAGCTCAACAGCGATTCCATATG GAACTTCCACGTGTGGAACGAGGTGTGGATGAAGAGGCTGGACCTCACGCCGGACTGCCACGGCTGGCAGGTGATCGACGCTACGCCCCAGGAGCTGAGCGAGGACGCCTACCGCTGCGGCCCGGCCTCCGTGGCGGGCGTCAAGCGCGCCGAGATTCGCCGGCCCTACGACAACAGCTTCGTCTTCGCCGAGGTCAACGCGGACAAGGTGTTCTGGCGGTACAACGGGCCCTCCCAGCCGCTCAAGCTCGTGCGGAAGGACGTGCACGG CAGGGTCGGGCAGTACATCAGCACCAAGGCGGTCGGCAGATGGGAGCGCGAGGACATCACGCACAGCTACAAGTACCCGGAGA AGTCGAGCGAGGAGCGGGCTGCCATGCTGAAGGCGCTGCGCCAGAGCGAGTCCCTCTTCAGCCGGTACTACCTGAACGAGGAGTTCAACGACATCGTCTTCAACTTTGAGCTGCGGGACgacatcgtcatcggccaGCCTTTCAG CTTTCAAGTCCGCACTTGCTCTTTCTGCCCCAGCGTCGTCCTGACGGTGAAGAACCACAGCTACGTGGACACGTACCAGGTCTCGGTGATACTGCGCGTGGAGACGGTCACGTACACCGGCAAAGTGGGCGAGCCGGTGAAGAGGTCCGACAGCGAGCGCTTCGTCCGGCCCGGCGCGACCGACGAGGTGCGGCTCGAGGTGTCCTGGGCCGAGTACGGGCCGAGGCTCCTCGACCAGTCGGCCTTCAACATCTCCTGCCTGGCCACCGTCAAGGACACCAACTTTGAGTACTTTGCCCAGGACGACTTTCGCGTGAGGAAGCCCGACATCGTGCTGGAG CTCGACAAGGATCCCGTAGTCGGCGAGCTGCTGGAAGCCACGGCCCGCTTCGCGAACCCCCTGCCGATAGCGCTGAAGCGGGGCAAGTTCTTGATCGAGGGCCCGGGCCTGAAGGAGCAGCTCAAGCTCAAGCTCGCGGAGGACGTGGAGGTGGGCGGCGAGGCCGTCTGCAGGTTCAGCATGACCCCGCTGTTCGAGGGCAGGGCCACCATAGCCGCCAAGTTCTACTCGAAGGAGCTCGACGACGTTGACGGCTTCATCAACTTCACGGTCAAGCTGCCGGCCTACGGAAGCGAGTAG
- the LOC100117862 gene encoding annulin isoform X5, giving the protein MFYRFYDRYRVFNDRRRKPFPYRFYWENYRNSVLTIVHVDYCVDENGDAHRTSRYELMNRDDGGARLVVRRGQPFVVDLALSRNYDPAIDGMSIVFTLDGVKRPQYGHGTLVASPVLHPGELSEGSWQSVVEAYAENSLRIKVTPAADAIIGKWRMDIDTKRRDSEGAVSFTVDNPFYVIFNPWCREDAVFMGSEAERQEYVLADSGLIWRGTSNRMRPSVWKYSQFERDILDCALYMVLELGKVRVSARNDPVVVSRVLSAAVNSPDDYGVVMGNWSEDFGGGTPPSQWMGSQKILQQYYRSKKPVKYGQCWVFAGVLATVCRSLGLPCRVVTNYSSAHDTQNSLTVDYFVDENGKIMEELNSDSIWNFHVWNEVWMKRLDLTPDCHGWQVIDATPQELSEDAYRCGPASVAGVKRAEIRRPYDNSFVFAEVNADKVFWRYNGPSQPLKLVRKDVHGRVGQYISTKAVGRWEREDITHSYKYPEKSSEERAAMLKALRQSESLFSRYYLNEEFNDIVFNFELRDDIVIGQPFSFQVRTCSFCPSVVLTVKNHSYVDTYQVSVILRVETVTYTGKVGEPVKRSDSERFVRPGATDEVRLEVSWAEYGPRLLDQSAFNISCLATVKDTNFEYFAQDDFRVRKPDIVLELDKDPVVGELLEATARFANPLPIALKRGKFLIEGPGLKEQLKLKLAEDVEVGGEAVCRFSMTPLFEGRATIAAKFYSKELDDVDGFINFTVKLPAYGSE; this is encoded by the exons ATGTTTTACAGATTCTACGATCGCTACCGGGTCTTCAACGACCGGAGGCGCAAGCCTTTCCCCTACAGATTCTATT GGGAGAACTACAGGAACTCGGTGCTGACGATCGTGCACGTGGACTACTGCGTGGACGAGAACGGGGACGCGCACCGGACCTCGCGCTACGAGCTGATGAAccgcgacgacggcggcgccCGGCTGGTCGTGCGCCGCGGCCAGCCCTTCGTCGTGGACCTGGCCCTGTCGCGCAACTACGATCCGGCCATCGACGGCATGTCCATCGTCTTCACGCTCGACGGGGTCAAGAGGCCGCAGTACGGGCACGGCACGCTCGTCGCCTCGCCCGTGCTGCACCCGGGCGAGCTCTCCGAGGGCTCCTGGCAGAGCGTCGTCGAGGCCTACGCCGAGAACTCGCTGCGGATAAAG GTGACCCCGGCCGCGGACGCTATTATTGGAAAGTGGAGGATGGACATCGACACGAAGAGGAGAGACTCGGAGGGTGCCGTCAGTTTCACCGTGGACAATCCGTTCTACGTGATATTCAATCCTTGGTGCCGAG AGGACGCGGTGTTCATGGGCAGCGAGGCGGAGCGGCAGGAGTACGTGCTGGCCGACAGCGGGCTGATCTGGCGGGGCACGAGCAACCGCATGAGGCCCTCCGTCTGGAAGTACTCGCAGTTCGAGCGCGACATCCTCGACTGCGCGCTCTACATGGTGCTCGAGCTGGGCAAGGTCCGCGTCTCGGCGCGCAACGACCCCGTCGTCGTGTCCCGCGTGCTCTCCGCAGCC GTCAACTCGCCGGACGACTACGGCGTCGTGATGGGCAACTGGTCGGAGGACTTTGGCGGCGGCACGCCGCCCTCCCAGTGGATGGGCTCGCAGAAGATCCTGCAGCAGTACTACCGCAGCAAGAAGCCCGTCAAGTACGGCCAGTGCTGGGTCTTCGCGGGCGTGCTCGCGACCGTCTGCCGGAGCCTCGGGCTGCCCTGCCGCGTCGTCACCAACTACTCGAGCGCCCACGACACGCAGAACAGCCTGACCGTCGACTACTTCGTCGACGAGAACGGCAAGATCATGGAGGAGCTCAACAGCGATTCCATATG GAACTTCCACGTGTGGAACGAGGTGTGGATGAAGAGGCTGGACCTCACGCCGGACTGCCACGGCTGGCAGGTGATCGACGCTACGCCCCAGGAGCTGAGCGAGGACGCCTACCGCTGCGGCCCGGCCTCCGTGGCGGGCGTCAAGCGCGCCGAGATTCGCCGGCCCTACGACAACAGCTTCGTCTTCGCCGAGGTCAACGCGGACAAGGTGTTCTGGCGGTACAACGGGCCCTCCCAGCCGCTCAAGCTCGTGCGGAAGGACGTGCACGG CAGGGTCGGGCAGTACATCAGCACCAAGGCGGTCGGCAGATGGGAGCGCGAGGACATCACGCACAGCTACAAGTACCCGGAGA AGTCGAGCGAGGAGCGGGCTGCCATGCTGAAGGCGCTGCGCCAGAGCGAGTCCCTCTTCAGCCGGTACTACCTGAACGAGGAGTTCAACGACATCGTCTTCAACTTTGAGCTGCGGGACgacatcgtcatcggccaGCCTTTCAG CTTTCAAGTCCGCACTTGCTCTTTCTGCCCCAGCGTCGTCCTGACGGTGAAGAACCACAGCTACGTGGACACGTACCAGGTCTCGGTGATACTGCGCGTGGAGACGGTCACGTACACCGGCAAAGTGGGCGAGCCGGTGAAGAGGTCCGACAGCGAGCGCTTCGTCCGGCCCGGCGCGACCGACGAGGTGCGGCTCGAGGTGTCCTGGGCCGAGTACGGGCCGAGGCTCCTCGACCAGTCGGCCTTCAACATCTCCTGCCTGGCCACCGTCAAGGACACCAACTTTGAGTACTTTGCCCAGGACGACTTTCGCGTGAGGAAGCCCGACATCGTGCTGGAG CTCGACAAGGATCCCGTAGTCGGCGAGCTGCTGGAAGCCACGGCCCGCTTCGCGAACCCCCTGCCGATAGCGCTGAAGCGGGGCAAGTTCTTGATCGAGGGCCCGGGCCTGAAGGAGCAGCTCAAGCTCAAGCTCGCGGAGGACGTGGAGGTGGGCGGCGAGGCCGTCTGCAGGTTCAGCATGACCCCGCTGTTCGAGGGCAGGGCCACCATAGCCGCCAAGTTCTACTCGAAGGAGCTCGACGACGTTGACGGCTTCATCAACTTCACGGTCAAGCTGCCGGCCTACGGAAGCGAGTAG
- the LOC100117862 gene encoding annulin isoform X2 produces MGNCCSCARLKALFARPRTRNIVPTCTQPECRMPKPPVQPIYGENYRNSVLTIVHVDYCVDENGDAHRTSRYELMNRDDGGARLVVRRGQPFVVDLALSRNYDPAIDGMSIVFTLDGVKRPQYGHGTLVASPVLHPGELSEGSWQSVVEAYAENSLRIKVTPAADAIIGKWRMDIDTKRRDSEGAVSFTVDNPFYVIFNPWCREDAVFMGSEAERQEYVLADSGLIWRGTSNRMRPSVWKYSQFERDILDCALYMVLELGKVRVSARNDPVVVSRVLSAAVNSPDDYGVVMGNWSEDFGGGTPPSQWMGSQKILQQYYRSKKPVKYGQCWVFAGVLATVCRSLGLPCRVVTNYSSAHDTQNSLTVDYFVDENGKIMEELNSDSIWNFHVWNEVWMKRLDLTPDCHGWQVIDATPQELSEDAYRCGPASVAGVKRAEIRRPYDNSFVFAEVNADKVFWRYNGPSQPLKLVRKDVHGVGQYISTKAVGRWEREDITHSYKYPEKSSEERAAMLKALRQSESLFSRYYLNEEFNDIVFNFELRDDIVIGQPFSFQVRTCSFCPSVVLTVKNHSYVDTYQVSVILRVETVTYTGKVGEPVKRSDSERFVRPGATDEVRLEVSWAEYGPRLLDQSAFNISCLATVKDTNFEYFAQDDFRVRKPDIVLELDKDPVVGELLEATARFANPLPIALKRGKFLIEGPGLKEQLKLKLAEDVEVGGEAVCRFSMTPLFEGRATIAAKFYSKELDDVDGFINFTVKLPAYGSE; encoded by the exons ATGGGTAACTGCTGCTCGTGCGCGAGGCTGAAGGCGCTCTTCGCCCGGCCGAGGACGCGGAACATTGTGCCGACTTGCACGCAACCGGAGTGTCGGATGCCGAAGCCGCCAGTTCAGCCTATTTATG GGGAGAACTACAGGAACTCGGTGCTGACGATCGTGCACGTGGACTACTGCGTGGACGAGAACGGGGACGCGCACCGGACCTCGCGCTACGAGCTGATGAAccgcgacgacggcggcgccCGGCTGGTCGTGCGCCGCGGCCAGCCCTTCGTCGTGGACCTGGCCCTGTCGCGCAACTACGATCCGGCCATCGACGGCATGTCCATCGTCTTCACGCTCGACGGGGTCAAGAGGCCGCAGTACGGGCACGGCACGCTCGTCGCCTCGCCCGTGCTGCACCCGGGCGAGCTCTCCGAGGGCTCCTGGCAGAGCGTCGTCGAGGCCTACGCCGAGAACTCGCTGCGGATAAAG GTGACCCCGGCCGCGGACGCTATTATTGGAAAGTGGAGGATGGACATCGACACGAAGAGGAGAGACTCGGAGGGTGCCGTCAGTTTCACCGTGGACAATCCGTTCTACGTGATATTCAATCCTTGGTGCCGAG AGGACGCGGTGTTCATGGGCAGCGAGGCGGAGCGGCAGGAGTACGTGCTGGCCGACAGCGGGCTGATCTGGCGGGGCACGAGCAACCGCATGAGGCCCTCCGTCTGGAAGTACTCGCAGTTCGAGCGCGACATCCTCGACTGCGCGCTCTACATGGTGCTCGAGCTGGGCAAGGTCCGCGTCTCGGCGCGCAACGACCCCGTCGTCGTGTCCCGCGTGCTCTCCGCAGCC GTCAACTCGCCGGACGACTACGGCGTCGTGATGGGCAACTGGTCGGAGGACTTTGGCGGCGGCACGCCGCCCTCCCAGTGGATGGGCTCGCAGAAGATCCTGCAGCAGTACTACCGCAGCAAGAAGCCCGTCAAGTACGGCCAGTGCTGGGTCTTCGCGGGCGTGCTCGCGACCGTCTGCCGGAGCCTCGGGCTGCCCTGCCGCGTCGTCACCAACTACTCGAGCGCCCACGACACGCAGAACAGCCTGACCGTCGACTACTTCGTCGACGAGAACGGCAAGATCATGGAGGAGCTCAACAGCGATTCCATATG GAACTTCCACGTGTGGAACGAGGTGTGGATGAAGAGGCTGGACCTCACGCCGGACTGCCACGGCTGGCAGGTGATCGACGCTACGCCCCAGGAGCTGAGCGAGGACGCCTACCGCTGCGGCCCGGCCTCCGTGGCGGGCGTCAAGCGCGCCGAGATTCGCCGGCCCTACGACAACAGCTTCGTCTTCGCCGAGGTCAACGCGGACAAGGTGTTCTGGCGGTACAACGGGCCCTCCCAGCCGCTCAAGCTCGTGCGGAAGGACGTGCACGG GGTCGGGCAGTACATCAGCACCAAGGCGGTCGGCAGATGGGAGCGCGAGGACATCACGCACAGCTACAAGTACCCGGAGA AGTCGAGCGAGGAGCGGGCTGCCATGCTGAAGGCGCTGCGCCAGAGCGAGTCCCTCTTCAGCCGGTACTACCTGAACGAGGAGTTCAACGACATCGTCTTCAACTTTGAGCTGCGGGACgacatcgtcatcggccaGCCTTTCAG CTTTCAAGTCCGCACTTGCTCTTTCTGCCCCAGCGTCGTCCTGACGGTGAAGAACCACAGCTACGTGGACACGTACCAGGTCTCGGTGATACTGCGCGTGGAGACGGTCACGTACACCGGCAAAGTGGGCGAGCCGGTGAAGAGGTCCGACAGCGAGCGCTTCGTCCGGCCCGGCGCGACCGACGAGGTGCGGCTCGAGGTGTCCTGGGCCGAGTACGGGCCGAGGCTCCTCGACCAGTCGGCCTTCAACATCTCCTGCCTGGCCACCGTCAAGGACACCAACTTTGAGTACTTTGCCCAGGACGACTTTCGCGTGAGGAAGCCCGACATCGTGCTGGAG CTCGACAAGGATCCCGTAGTCGGCGAGCTGCTGGAAGCCACGGCCCGCTTCGCGAACCCCCTGCCGATAGCGCTGAAGCGGGGCAAGTTCTTGATCGAGGGCCCGGGCCTGAAGGAGCAGCTCAAGCTCAAGCTCGCGGAGGACGTGGAGGTGGGCGGCGAGGCCGTCTGCAGGTTCAGCATGACCCCGCTGTTCGAGGGCAGGGCCACCATAGCCGCCAAGTTCTACTCGAAGGAGCTCGACGACGTTGACGGCTTCATCAACTTCACGGTCAAGCTGCCGGCCTACGGAAGCGAGTAG
- the LOC100117862 gene encoding annulin isoform X3, with amino-acid sequence MGNCCSCARLKALFARPRTRNIVPTCTQPECRMPKPPVQPIYGENYRNSVLTIVHVDYCVDENGDAHRTSRYELMNRDDGGARLVVRRGQPFVVDLALSRNYDPAIDGMSIVFTLDGVKRPQYGHGTLVASPVLHPGELSEGSWQSVVEAYAENSLRIKVTPAADAIIGKWRMDIDTKRRDSEGAVSFTVDNPFYVIFNPWCREDAVFMGSEAERQEYVLADSGLIWRGTSNRMRPSVWKYSQFERDILDCALYMVLELGKVRVSARNDPVVVSRVLSAAVNSPDDYGVVMGNWSEDFGGGTPPSQWMGSQKILQQYYRSKKPVKYGQCWVFAGVLATVCRSLGLPCRVVTNYSSAHDTQNSLTVDYFVDENGKIMEELNSDSIWNFHVWNEVWMKRLDLTPDCHGWQVIDATPQELSEDAYRCGPASVAGVKRAEIRRPYDNSFVFAEVNADKVFWRYNGPSQPLKLVRKDVHGRVGQYISTKAVGRWEREDITHSYKYPEKSSEERAAMLKALRQSESLFSRYYLNEEFNDIVFNFELRDDIVIGQPFSVVLTVKNHSYVDTYQVSVILRVETVTYTGKVGEPVKRSDSERFVRPGATDEVRLEVSWAEYGPRLLDQSAFNISCLATVKDTNFEYFAQDDFRVRKPDIVLELDKDPVVGELLEATARFANPLPIALKRGKFLIEGPGLKEQLKLKLAEDVEVGGEAVCRFSMTPLFEGRATIAAKFYSKELDDVDGFINFTVKLPAYGSE; translated from the exons ATGGGTAACTGCTGCTCGTGCGCGAGGCTGAAGGCGCTCTTCGCCCGGCCGAGGACGCGGAACATTGTGCCGACTTGCACGCAACCGGAGTGTCGGATGCCGAAGCCGCCAGTTCAGCCTATTTATG GGGAGAACTACAGGAACTCGGTGCTGACGATCGTGCACGTGGACTACTGCGTGGACGAGAACGGGGACGCGCACCGGACCTCGCGCTACGAGCTGATGAAccgcgacgacggcggcgccCGGCTGGTCGTGCGCCGCGGCCAGCCCTTCGTCGTGGACCTGGCCCTGTCGCGCAACTACGATCCGGCCATCGACGGCATGTCCATCGTCTTCACGCTCGACGGGGTCAAGAGGCCGCAGTACGGGCACGGCACGCTCGTCGCCTCGCCCGTGCTGCACCCGGGCGAGCTCTCCGAGGGCTCCTGGCAGAGCGTCGTCGAGGCCTACGCCGAGAACTCGCTGCGGATAAAG GTGACCCCGGCCGCGGACGCTATTATTGGAAAGTGGAGGATGGACATCGACACGAAGAGGAGAGACTCGGAGGGTGCCGTCAGTTTCACCGTGGACAATCCGTTCTACGTGATATTCAATCCTTGGTGCCGAG AGGACGCGGTGTTCATGGGCAGCGAGGCGGAGCGGCAGGAGTACGTGCTGGCCGACAGCGGGCTGATCTGGCGGGGCACGAGCAACCGCATGAGGCCCTCCGTCTGGAAGTACTCGCAGTTCGAGCGCGACATCCTCGACTGCGCGCTCTACATGGTGCTCGAGCTGGGCAAGGTCCGCGTCTCGGCGCGCAACGACCCCGTCGTCGTGTCCCGCGTGCTCTCCGCAGCC GTCAACTCGCCGGACGACTACGGCGTCGTGATGGGCAACTGGTCGGAGGACTTTGGCGGCGGCACGCCGCCCTCCCAGTGGATGGGCTCGCAGAAGATCCTGCAGCAGTACTACCGCAGCAAGAAGCCCGTCAAGTACGGCCAGTGCTGGGTCTTCGCGGGCGTGCTCGCGACCGTCTGCCGGAGCCTCGGGCTGCCCTGCCGCGTCGTCACCAACTACTCGAGCGCCCACGACACGCAGAACAGCCTGACCGTCGACTACTTCGTCGACGAGAACGGCAAGATCATGGAGGAGCTCAACAGCGATTCCATATG GAACTTCCACGTGTGGAACGAGGTGTGGATGAAGAGGCTGGACCTCACGCCGGACTGCCACGGCTGGCAGGTGATCGACGCTACGCCCCAGGAGCTGAGCGAGGACGCCTACCGCTGCGGCCCGGCCTCCGTGGCGGGCGTCAAGCGCGCCGAGATTCGCCGGCCCTACGACAACAGCTTCGTCTTCGCCGAGGTCAACGCGGACAAGGTGTTCTGGCGGTACAACGGGCCCTCCCAGCCGCTCAAGCTCGTGCGGAAGGACGTGCACGG CAGGGTCGGGCAGTACATCAGCACCAAGGCGGTCGGCAGATGGGAGCGCGAGGACATCACGCACAGCTACAAGTACCCGGAGA AGTCGAGCGAGGAGCGGGCTGCCATGCTGAAGGCGCTGCGCCAGAGCGAGTCCCTCTTCAGCCGGTACTACCTGAACGAGGAGTTCAACGACATCGTCTTCAACTTTGAGCTGCGGGACgacatcgtcatcggccaGCCTTTCAG CGTCGTCCTGACGGTGAAGAACCACAGCTACGTGGACACGTACCAGGTCTCGGTGATACTGCGCGTGGAGACGGTCACGTACACCGGCAAAGTGGGCGAGCCGGTGAAGAGGTCCGACAGCGAGCGCTTCGTCCGGCCCGGCGCGACCGACGAGGTGCGGCTCGAGGTGTCCTGGGCCGAGTACGGGCCGAGGCTCCTCGACCAGTCGGCCTTCAACATCTCCTGCCTGGCCACCGTCAAGGACACCAACTTTGAGTACTTTGCCCAGGACGACTTTCGCGTGAGGAAGCCCGACATCGTGCTGGAG CTCGACAAGGATCCCGTAGTCGGCGAGCTGCTGGAAGCCACGGCCCGCTTCGCGAACCCCCTGCCGATAGCGCTGAAGCGGGGCAAGTTCTTGATCGAGGGCCCGGGCCTGAAGGAGCAGCTCAAGCTCAAGCTCGCGGAGGACGTGGAGGTGGGCGGCGAGGCCGTCTGCAGGTTCAGCATGACCCCGCTGTTCGAGGGCAGGGCCACCATAGCCGCCAAGTTCTACTCGAAGGAGCTCGACGACGTTGACGGCTTCATCAACTTCACGGTCAAGCTGCCGGCCTACGGAAGCGAGTAG